In a genomic window of Aquila chrysaetos chrysaetos chromosome Z, bAquChr1.4, whole genome shotgun sequence:
- the LOC115336566 gene encoding tubulin polymerization-promoting protein family member 2-like isoform X1 → MRCVGHECVSSSCRWSSAPSLLTSFLHSNKMSVVENAFRKFAIYGDTSASGNDMTGKNFSKMCKECGVMDGKAVTSTDIDIVFNKVKTKGARTITFAEFQQAMKELCSKRFKGKSPEEALQAVYGLIEGKEPGSVGATKATKVGGVERLTDTSKYTGSHKERFDESGKGKGLAGRQDLTDNSGYVGAYKGAGTYDQTH, encoded by the exons ATGAGGTGCGTGGGACATGAGTGTGTgtccagcagctgcagatggtcctcagctccttccctgtTAACTTCTTTTCTCCACAGCAACAAGATGTCGGTGGTAGAAAACGCTTTCCGTAAATTTGCAATATATGGTGACACATCTGCCAGTGGCAACGACATGACAGGGAAAAACTTCTCCAAGATGTGCAAAGAGTGTGGGGTCATGGATGGGAAAGCTGTGACCAGCACTGACATTGACATCGTATTCAACAAAGTCAA GACCAAGGGTGCCCGCACCATCACCTTTGCTGAGTTCCAGCAGGCCATGAAGGAGCTCTGCAGCAAGCGCTTCAAGGGCAAATCACCAGAGGAAGCACTGCAAGCTGTGTATGGCCTCATCGAGGGGAAGGAGCCCGGCAGCGTGGGTGCCACG AAAGCCACCAAGGTTGGTGGGGTCGAGAGGCTGACAGACACTAGCAAATACACCGGCAGCCACAAAGAGCGTTTTGATGAGAGTGGCAAAGGGAAGGGTCTTGCCGGCCGCCAGGATCTGACGGACAACAGCGGCTACGTTGGAGCCTACAAGGGAGCTGGCACGTACGACCAGACGCACTAG
- the LOC115336566 gene encoding tubulin polymerization-promoting protein family member 2-like isoform X2: MSVVENAFRKFAIYGDTSASGNDMTGKNFSKMCKECGVMDGKAVTSTDIDIVFNKVKTKGARTITFAEFQQAMKELCSKRFKGKSPEEALQAVYGLIEGKEPGSVGATKATKVGGVERLTDTSKYTGSHKERFDESGKGKGLAGRQDLTDNSGYVGAYKGAGTYDQTH; the protein is encoded by the exons ATGTCGGTGGTAGAAAACGCTTTCCGTAAATTTGCAATATATGGTGACACATCTGCCAGTGGCAACGACATGACAGGGAAAAACTTCTCCAAGATGTGCAAAGAGTGTGGGGTCATGGATGGGAAAGCTGTGACCAGCACTGACATTGACATCGTATTCAACAAAGTCAA GACCAAGGGTGCCCGCACCATCACCTTTGCTGAGTTCCAGCAGGCCATGAAGGAGCTCTGCAGCAAGCGCTTCAAGGGCAAATCACCAGAGGAAGCACTGCAAGCTGTGTATGGCCTCATCGAGGGGAAGGAGCCCGGCAGCGTGGGTGCCACG AAAGCCACCAAGGTTGGTGGGGTCGAGAGGCTGACAGACACTAGCAAATACACCGGCAGCCACAAAGAGCGTTTTGATGAGAGTGGCAAAGGGAAGGGTCTTGCCGGCCGCCAGGATCTGACGGACAACAGCGGCTACGTTGGAGCCTACAAGGGAGCTGGCACGTACGACCAGACGCACTAG
- the SYK gene encoding tyrosine-protein kinase SYK isoform X4: MRSPLPGTPSKSWAGGGIISRLKSYTFPKAGSKKLQPTIGYSPDEAPFNPYVLQRKRGLTGAEKGDQREALPMDTEVYESPYADPDEMKPKNVTLDRKLLTLEEGELGSGNFGTVKKGFYKMKKGAKPVAVKILKNESNDPAIKDELLREANVMQQLDNPYIVRMIGICEAEAWMLVMEMAELGPLNKFLQKNRHVTEKNITELVHQVSMGMKYLEENNFVHRDLAARNVLLVTQHYAKISDFGLSKALSADENYYKAQSHGKWPVKWYAPECMNFYKFSSKSDVWSFGVLMWEAFSYGQKPYKGMKGGEVAQMIERGERMERPEVCPTEVYDLMKLCWTYNVDDRPGFVAVELRLRNYYYDISH; this comes from the exons ATGCGTTCTCCTCTTCCTGGAACCCCTTCTAAG AGTTGGGCAGGAGGTGGAATTATCTCAAGACTCAAATCGTACACCTTTCCAAAGGCTGGCAGCAAAAAG CTTCAGCCAACTATTGGCTACTCACCTGATGAAGCACCTTTTAATCCTTATgtgctgcaaagaaagagaggtcttacaggagcagaaaaag GTGATCAGAGGGAGGCCTTACCCATGGATACGGAGGTCTATGAAAGTCCATATGCTGATCCAGatgaaatgaaaccaaaaaatGTCACTCTTGACAGGAAATTGTTAACCTTGGAGGAAGGAGAGCTTGGGTCTGGCAACTTTGGTACTGTAAAGAAAGGGTTCTATAAGATGAAAAA GGGTGCCAAGCCAGTGGCTGTAAAAATTCTTAAGAATGAGAGTAATGATCCAGCCATAAAGGATGAATTACTGAGAGAAGCAAATGTAATGCAACAACTGGATAACCCATATATTGTCCGAATGATAGGCATATGTGAAGCTGAAGCCTGGATGTTAGTAATGGAAATGGCTGAACTTGGGCCATTGAAcaaatttttgcaaaaaaacag ACATGTCACGGAGAAGAATATAACAGAGCTGGTACATCAGGTTTCCATGGGGATGAAATACCTGGAGGAGAATAATTTTGTTCATAGGGATCTGGCTGCAAGGAACGTGCTATTAGTCACACAACATTATGCCAAAATTAGTGACTTCGGACTTTCTAAAGCTCTTAGTGCTGATGAAAATTATTATAAG GCACAAAGTCATGGAAAATGGCCAGTCAAGTGGTATGCTCCAGAATGCATGAATTTCTACAAATTTTCTAGCAAAAGTGATGTCTGGAGCTTTGGGGTTTTAATGTGGGAAGCTTTCTCTTATGGGCAAAAACCATATAAG GGAATGAAAGGTGGTGAAGTTGCACAGATGATTGAAAGAGGAGAACGAATGGAACGTCCTGAAGTCTGTCCAACAGAAGTCTATGATCTAATGAAATTGTGTTGGACATACAA TGTTGATGACCGACCAGGATTTGTTGCGGTCGAGCTGAGATTACGTAACTACTATTACGACATTTCCCACTAA